In the Ictidomys tridecemlineatus isolate mIctTri1 chromosome 10, mIctTri1.hap1, whole genome shotgun sequence genome, CCTTTCCAGGCCCCAAAGGAGGTTCTGGTCTTGTTCTGCAGCCTATGGCTGCTACTGCCAGGGATCACCAGGACTGGCAAGGGTGCAAGACTAGTGAGGGTGTCCAGGCTGAGCcagcccctgcctcagcctccagaagcaCCCCACTCTGCACAGGGGCCCCCAGGGCTCTGCCCACAGGAAGAAGAACCTGGGCAGGAGCTTTGGCTCCCTGAGGTCATGGGCTAGGGGTGTTTGCCTACACACGTACCCCTCTAGGGGAGGCCCCATCGCTGCCAGGCCATCCCCTATGACCCAGGTCAGTGGCAAGGGCCAGCCCACCCGCAGCCCCACAGGGCCAGTGCCGATTGTCCCTGGTACAGCCCCTGGTATAGCATAGGCAGCAGGGCCAGGACATAGATGAGCCTGGGTTTTCTTAAGAGGCAGAAAGAGGCGCCTGACTTGAGTAAACATGGGTGTTTATTCCCTGGATGAGTGCTGAGAAGTGGCTTCCTCGGGCAGCACTCTGGATGACAGGTCAGCTGGCAGGGCTGGGCCCAGCCTGAGGTGGTCAGCCACAAGCCTGCAGCCCCAGTGTCTTCATTCCTGCTGGGGGGTTCACATAGGTCCTGGCAGCAGTAGGCCTAGGTGCCTCTGGACAGGCCAAGACCCTTTCTCCTGGGGATGTGGGGCTCCTGAGTTGCGGGGGAGAGATTGGGCAGGACAGGAAGGACCCTAGGGATTGGGGAATTTGGTCTCCTGGTCTTGGTCCTTCCCACTGCCCAACCTGTGTGTCAGTCACACAGGCCCTTGGGGAGGATTTCACTGGCAGGTATCAGGGAGTAATGGCCCCACATGGTACAAGAGCTAGCACATTTATTTCTGGGAAAGGGACAAGGACGTGTGCTGGGGTGCAGGCTACTGGTAGGATGTCTTCAAGACTACGCCTTGCCTCTGCCGGACCACCAGGTTCATGAGGACGGTCTTCCACTGCAGCCACCTGCCCAGGGACCCGGATCATGGCCTGCACCTCTCACCACCTTCCCTCCCTGTGGGGAACTCCCTGTCCTACCCCAGACCTGGAACCTGAGGGGCTGCCGCCAAGCTCCCTGCTGCCCACCTCACAGTCTGATACACGCCCCAGCAGTTCACGGAGACCAGCTCTCCAGGAGCCACGTCCTTGATGAAGAACCGCTGCCTCACCAGGGACATGAGAACCCGCCTGCTGCCCAGTGTCAATGGCCAAGGGCCCTCCTCACTCCAGAGGCGCAGCACACTCTCCCGCAGGGTTGCAATCTCCTCTGTGCGCTGCAGGACACAGGGGCCCCTGGTGTTACCCAGGAGCCACGGGGTGGGGCGGGGAACAGAACAACGGAGGATCACACAACATGGGAGAAGACGACAGGGGTGGGGGCAGCCCAGGCCAGAGGCCCTCATCTTCAGGAAAAGGCTGCTGGGTGCCAGCTGGGCTGCTGGGCAGACTGCAGGGCTAGAGGGAGCAAGACCAGGCTTGCCCCAGCCCTGGGagcccccagcccctcaccagcTTGGTCTCTGTGTTGAACTTAAGGTTCTGGATGGTCTTGTGGGCCTGCATGCTGCTCTCCAGTTTTATCATTTGCTTCTGAAACTAAACATAGCCCCTGTCACGGGCAAGACACAGGTGGCCTTCTGGTGTCCAGCCAGCCCCAGGGCCCAACCTGGAATCCCTGAGCACTGGGAGCTCTGGCAAGTGTCCAAGAATGGTGGTCTCCCTGGGCCCAAGGTACCGTGGCCAGCTGTCCCTGGATCTCAGCGATCTTCCTCCCAGGGCTCTCCTCCTTGAGCAGCTGCATAGAGGACAACAGGGTAGCCAGCTCCTGCCTCATGGCACCAACTTCGAACTCTCTGTGGGCATCGAGGGCAGCTATGGAGTCCAGGTGAGACAGATAGGTGCCTCCCCTAGCTGCCATAGGTCAAAGGGAGCCCGAGAGGACTTGGCCTTGCCCCCTTCCAGTGCAGAAAATGGGGATTCCCAGTGGGTGGCAGGGGGGAAGCTGCACCAGAGGAGAGATGAGCCCAGAGTAGGACTGGCCAGGCCAGGGAGGGGATGGGGCTGCCATGGGCACCTGACAGAGCTTCTGCCCATTTCTCAGGGGCACCCTCACCTGACCCTGCCCTCGGCTGAGATCTTCAGGTCTGTGTCGCTCTTGTGGAAGATACACTTGTCTGAGACGCCTTCTATCTGAAATGGAGGCCGTGGACAACCTGGGGGGTGACCCCCCGAGCACAGCCAGCTTGGGGAGCCCCAGGCCGTCCAAGCCCAGCAAGGAaggcaggagaggggaggggtgggagaaGCCCTCCAGCTCCCCAGGCTGGCAGAGCCTGGACAGCTAGGCCCACCTGCCGCGGGAGGCCGTCCACCTTCTCCTGCACCTCCCGCAGGTGAGTTGAGACTGTCTTCTGCCACCGGGCCAGGTCTTCCAGGGACTTCCTCTCCACACCCTCCCACTCAGTCTTCACCTGAGATTCAGACACAGAGAAGGCTGCGTCCCAGATAAGCGTTCAGGCAGGCAGAAGGACAGGGCTATGAGCCAGGACATGGagaggcccaggaggctgggaagaAGCTCCTGAAGGCCACATGCCCACATCCACCTCTGACTCTGAGCAGTCTGTGCCCAGGCCTGCTGCAGCCACCTAGGGGGACAGCCATGCCCAGAGCCAGTCAAGTGGGCTGCCAGGCTCAGCACAGAAGCACCCTGAGAAGAAGGGCACAGATCTTCTACCACCAAGAGCCGACAGGGACAGGGACGAAGAGCAGGCCTGTTACCTGCAGGAGAGGGCCTGTCATGAGCTGTTCTGACCAGTGTGTGCCCAGAGGGGCGACAGGGATGAACTGGGGGTTCCAGCCCCAAGATCAAAGGGTGGACCCTCATGGTCATGGCAGTATGATTCCCAAAAGCCAAATTAACAACAGCCCACATGTCCCTCAGCAGGCATGTGTGCAAACAAAAGGTAGCCTGCTCACACCAGGGGATGTCACCCTGCCAGGAGGATACACTGTGAGGGCCTGGCCCAGTGAGCAGCCAGAAACAGCAGCTACATGTGTGTGACTTCACTGACATCAAAGGTCCTGTGGGCAAGGCCACAAGCACAGAGATGTATCTgaggggccaggggctggggtgttAGGGAGACTTGATGGGTGGTCTGGGGTTTCCATTTGTGGTGATGAAAAGTTCTGGAATCAACAGGGCTCCCAGCTCTGAAGGAACTGGAACCCACTGAGTCGCACACCTGAGGGGATGTCCTGCCCTACAGGTTATAGCTCAGCGATGATGCAGGAGAAGAAGGGAAATGAATGCCAGGGCCATGGGTGGCTACCACCTTTGTTCATCCCACCCCTAGGGACAGCCTCAGGTCTCAGCAGTGGAGCTGGACTGGTCAGACCTCTGCCCTCAGGGCCCAGGCCTTCCAGAATGTGCCTTACTGCCCTTTGGTGCTTACCTCAGATAGTTTCAGGCCCAATGTCTGTTCCTGAAGGTCCAGCCTCCAGCTCACAGCCAGACAGTGGTCACTCAGGTCCTTCAATTGCCTGGCCAGCTGCGCCACTGAACCCTCTAGGACCTGACTCTTCTCTTGGAGctgcaggagaaggaggaggtcAGGGAGGCCTCAGCTGAGTGACCATGGTCATGTGCAGGGTGTGTGCTGCCCCTCTCCCTGGGCACCCCTCACCAGCTCCAGAGCACCCTGCATCTCCTGCCGGGTCAGCTCGCCAGCCAGCTGCACGGCCTCCAGGTTCTCTTGCACGAAGGAGGCCAGTTCCCCAGCCTGGCTCTCCTCCAGGCACACCTTGGTATCCCTGTGGGTTGACAACACTGACACGGTTTCTCAGCTGAGACTGGCCTGCCCCTCAGCATCAGGCCAAGGAAGAGGACACGGCTGCTAGCTCGCTCTGGAATCTCCCAGGAGAGCCCATGGATCAGATGACAGAATGTTCTCATGGGTGCCACCAagagagttaggtttagggaagGGGCAGGGCTCAGCTAGAGGGTCACTATTCTGTCTCAGTGGACAAGTCCTAGTGCTCTGCCAGTGCCTTCCAGGGGAGGTGGATGACTTCTGGGTGGCCTGCCTGAGCAGGCAGCTCCCCGTGGCCAGAGGACACCCACCGGGCCTTCTGCTCAGCCAGCAGGATGCGGTTCACTGACACCTGGTTCTGCCGTACGAACTTTGTTAGCTGGACCACGGCCGCGTCCAGGCCCCGACATTGCTCCAGCAAgtggccctcctcctcctgtcccagAGGAGGTGGCCCTGAGCTGGTGCTCTCCCAGACTGCCCTGGCCACGCCCACCCACCAGGCCCACCTGGCGCTGAGCCCCCAGGGCCTGCATCCGCTCCTCTGTCAGCTCCTGCAGCCTCTGCCAGCGACCCTCCAGCTCCTCCCGCAGGCTGCCCTCGGCCTGCAGCCGTGTGCTCTCAGAGGCCTTCATTCTCTGCAGGAACACCACCGTCTGCAAGACCCCTGCCTGGCCTGGGTACATGGGCGAGGGTGCCCGGTCTGGCCCAGGATCCTACCTGCTCCAGGGCCAGGAAGCTCTTCTGAAGGAAGCTGCACAGCTTGGCCTCCCTCTTCAGGAAACGGAGGCTCACCTCCTCGCCTAACTTGGTCACCTGGGCCTGGGGAGAGGCCCAGTGTCACCTTCAGCCTCCCTGCTGGACATCCCATCCCACCCAGCCCCAGGTCACATCCCCCTTGCTGTCCCTGGGACTTGCAGAACTGGATCTACTGTATCCTGAGTGGAAAGAaaggcagggcaggcaggggcCACTATCCCCAGGAGACCAGGCTCAGGGAAGATGAAGGGCCAGATACTAGCCAGAGCTGGAGCTGGGAAGGACCAGGGCACTCCTGCTACACCAAGGGTGTGAAAGTGCGGGGGCGGAAGGGGGATGAAGCCCAACCCAGTGCGCTCCCCTCCGTCTCACAGGGTCCAGACACCAGGCACCTTCTTCACAGCCACAAAGCTCTTCTACCAGTAGCCCCAGCACTCAGGCCCTGCCCATGGTTGGGTGGGGGCCTTGGGGAAGCCCTCACTCTGCCTAGGCCCCTAGGGGAGGGAGGCACAAGGAAGGTGCCCTAGAGCAAGGTCCACAGACTTTCCCATACAGCCCCACAGTAAATGTTTCAGGCTCACAGGACTTTTGCTGAAACCTTTCAACACTGTGGTTGTGACCTCAAAGTAGCCATTGGCAGTACTAAATGTGCTTTACTGGCTTTGTgctgataaaactttatttacaaactaGGCAGTGGGTACAGTGGGTACACCTGAAACCCCAGCaaatcaagaggctgaggcaagagggtcactaattggaggccagcttcagcaacttagcaaaactctcagcaacttagtgaccctgtctcaatgcaaaaagggctagggagatAGCTCAGTGAACCTGGGTTGAATTGCCAATTCAAAAAACAAAtcaatgaacaaacaaataaaattagacCATGGGCCATAGTGTGCTGACCCTGGCCCTAAAGTCCTCAGACATTCTGGGGCTCAGAGGAAAAGGCGGGTGCCCCAGGAGGGGCAGCTCCCCTACATCCAGTGTCAGGAGCCCTCAGCCCTCTGCCCTCACCTTGGCACCAGCATATCAGCTTCCCAGCGGCAGTGGGAAGGGGCCACATGGGAGCAGTGGGATGAGCCCTGCCTTGGAGGAGCCTGGGTGTGTGGGGCACAGGCTGCAGTTCAGGGATCTGTCTGCAGAGCCAAGGAGCTGGTCACTCCTGGGGGTCCTGAGTGGGAGGCAGCATGGGGGCCTGGAATTCCTGCTTCACAGAGGAAGGCTCAGGCTGCCAACGGCTGGGAAGGGGCTCTGGCTCCACTGCTCCCCTCCCTGACCCAGGCTGTGGCAGCCAGAGATGTCCACTCCAATGGGCTTTTGTGAGGAGGACCCCAGACTTGCACCACTGGCCACCTGTGGCTGCTGGCATTTGAAAAGCGGCTTACATGGCCTAGGAACCGAGTTGAGTTTTTATAATTGTAACTGATCTCAATGGGCAGGGCCACTGGGGTAAGAGGTCACCATGGGGGACAGTGCAGGATGAGAGTTCCTCCCCAAGTTCCATCAGCAGGGAGAGAAGAGCCACCTCTGGCCAGGGCACAGGCTGAGGATGCTGGGGCCCTCCAGGGGCCCCTGCCAGGGCCAGGCCTGGCCTCCCTGTGGTACCTGCATCTTGGCTACCTCGTGGTCCACCCTCTGGCTGGCATCCTCTTGGCTCTTGTGCAGTGCACTGCAGGCCGCCTCCCGGCCttgctcctcctgcttcagcaagCCGGTCAGCTTAGTCAGCCTAGGGAAAGTGGGTGCAGGCGCCAGCTGAGCTAGCTAGAGGACTGGACTGGGGAGCCAAAGAGGCTGGTGGAACCATGGGACAGTCTTTCTCAGCTAGGGCAACGTGGGAGTGGAGACAGACCTCAGAGTCCCAGCAAGGGAtccagggagggagggcagggcccCAGCCCCTACGAGGTCCACCGTGGGTCTGTGGTCCCCAGCATCCAGTGGCTCAGCACCGAGGCAGGGGATGCCCTGCTGGTAGTGCTGGGGGCACAGGGTGGGTCCAAGCCAGCCTGGGGAGGTGGCGCCCACCTGAGGTTGGCCTCTTGCTGGGCACCCTTCCGCTGCACGTCCTGCAGGGCCTGCCTCCTCCTGACCTGGGACAAGGCTTCCCGGACCTCCACCAGCCTGGCACACAAGGAGCGCCTCTGCAGGCCCAGAGCAGCTGGGCAGCCTCTGGGACTGGGGATTTGGCCATGGGGCCCTATCATCAGCCCCCCTACCTTCTCGGGATCTCAAGCTATCCAGGGGTATTGAGACCCGAGCTTTCTGAGTTGGACCGCATACCGGTACTCCTTACCCTAACAAGACAGCTTACTGGGGAAACAGAATCCTGAGCGAATCCCCATGGGCCCTGGTGCCAGCCACTGCCTGAGCCTCTCCCACCTGCTGAAGCCCTTGCCCACAGGAGTATAGGGTACCTTTTGTCCAGAGCCTGCATCTGATTCTGGTTCTGGGGTCCAGGGAACTGCAAAGCGGAAGGTgtggggctgggcaggctggagtGCAGGCCCAGTGGGCGTGCCCTGGAGCCATGGCTTAGGGATGAGCAACAGGGGTGGCACTGGGCTTGGGACTAACCTCTGAGAGAGGGGGAGACTGACTGGGATGGGGCACTGACGTCTTTGCCATAGCTCACCTCCAATGCCTCCTTCTCAGGGGCCTGAGCCACCTGCTGCATTTCCTGCCGCAGCTGCCGGAGCTCTGAGGCCTGCAGCTGCATGTGGGCCCGCATCTGCAGCAGCTCCCGCAGCAGGCTCAGAGTGGCGTGCTCACAGCGCTCCTTATGTCCGCGCAGGCACGCCACCTCAGCCTGCAGGTCACCCACCCTGGCCAGGGTTGGAGAAGGTGGTCACCAGGGCAGCCTCCTCAGGGTCCTCCCTGGTCCTCTTGCCCTGTGCCGCAGGGCTCACCACTGCTCCAGCTTCTCCCAGCGCTTGGAGGTGCTTGGCTCGGGGACACAGGCATTGGACGCCAGGTGGCTGGACTCTGAGTTCTCCTGACTCAAGGGCTCAGGGCTGGTCAGGCCTTCGGCCAGGAGGAGCTCCAGGTCCTCCAGCGAGACCGTGCTCCGCTGAGAGTGGGGCGAAACCCCTGACAGGGAGCTGTCAGCTAACTCTGCAAGGAAGTGCTTTGGGAGTGCACCCCCAGACACCAACTCCTGCTGGAGCCCACAGGCACCCCAACGTTGCTGGCAATACCCACCAGCCACCCGAGCTCAGCCTGTCTACCGTTGCTAGGCACCACCCAAACCAGGTAGGGGCTTGGCTCAGAGAGCTGCAAGAACCTGCCAGAGAACACACAGTACTGGGTAGCAGACACAAGACAGCACCACCCTGACTAGCTCTGGCAGCAGCCACGGGGAGAGCAGAGCTGTCTTGTGTGGTCCTCCGGGTACTTTGCTCCTCCCGCTGCAGACTGCACACCCCGCATCTGGCTCACCTGACATGGCTTCACCAGCTGTCCCCCCTGCAGCTTTGACGCTGGGCCTAGTGTCCCCGTGGCTGCCCAGAGCTGGATGCTAGGCCAGGGCTGATGGGGACTTAGGGTTCGGCAGGGAAGTGGGGCTAGAAGGCTAGGAGGCCTCAGGAAGCGGGAGGGCTGCAACTCGAAAAGCCATCCTTACATCCTGCCTTCTTCCCAGAAGGTCCCACAGGAGGCAGGAGCAGCTGGGCAACAGAGTTATTCTGGAACTTTTATTTCCTCACCAGAACCCTGTGGGTCATGGACCAACTGCCAGTGGACCTGAGCCCTCACCTGTCCCATCCTGATGGCCTCCAACTGCCAGCTTCTGGAAGGTTCTGAGGGGCACTGGGCAGCTTCATCTTGCAAAGGGGCTTATTCCAGGGGCAGCAGGGAGGGAAACCAAGCCAACCAGTCCTGACCACAGCCCAGGCCAGAGACCCAGGGGCAAGCTGCAGGAGGTGCCCACCACTTAGGGCTGCTGGCACCTCTGGCTCTCCCAGCAGCCATGAAGGAGGCCAGGACAACAGGAGTTATAACAATTTGTTTTATTGGACCtaatatttccaaaatgtcatTCCAACATGTGACCAACACAAAACAATGTGTACAGAGATTGCACGTGCGTTTTTGGTACGCCTCTGGGGCCT is a window encoding:
- the Ccdc154 gene encoding coiled-coil domain-containing protein 154, producing the protein ARVAGGYCQQRWGACGLQQELVSGGALPKHFLAELADSSLSGVSPHSQRSTVSLEDLELLLAEGLTSPEPLSQENSESSHLASNACVPEPSTSKRWEKLEQWVGDLQAEVACLRGHKERCEHATLSLLRELLQMRAHMQLQASELRQLRQEMQQVAQAPEKEALEFPGPQNQNQMQALDKRLVEVREALSQVRRRQALQDVQRKGAQQEANLRLTKLTGLLKQEEQGREAACSALHKSQEDASQRVDHEVAKMQAQVTKLGEEVSLRFLKREAKLCSFLQKSFLALEQRMKASESTRLQAEGSLREELEGRWQRLQELTEERMQALGAQRQEEEGHLLEQCRGLDAAVVQLTKFVRQNQVSVNRILLAEQKARDTKVCLEESQAGELASFVQENLEAVQLAGELTRQEMQGALELLQEKSQVLEGSVAQLARQLKDLSDHCLAVSWRLDLQEQTLGLKLSEVKTEWEGVERKSLEDLARWQKTVSTHLREVQEKVDGLPRQIEGVSDKCIFHKSDTDLKISAEGRVREFEVGAMRQELATLLSSMQLLKEESPGRKIAEIQGQLATFQKQMIKLESSMQAHKTIQNLKFNTETKLRTEEIATLRESVLRLWSEEGPWPLTLGSRRVLMSLVRQRFFIKDVAPGELVSVNCWGVYQTVRWLQWKTVLMNLVVRQRQGVVLKTSYQ